DNA from Thermococcus argininiproducens:
GAAAACCTCTGAGACCCGGAGATATAGCTAAAATTGCCGGGCTAGATAAAAAAGAAGTTAGTGAAGCAATCAAAAAGCTCAAAAAAGAAGGGAAGATCATATCTCCAAAGAGATGCTACTATGCCCCAGCTGAGTGAGTCTTCCGTTTATTTTATTAACTCAAAGCTCTTCTATATCTTTTGGGGGTTGAAATGGAGGAAATGTTAAAAGAAGCAAGTAATTTTTATGAGGACGAATATAGCGACTCAGTACTATACGCTTTCCTCAGCAGAGGAGAGAAGGATCCAAAGTTAAAAGAAGAGTTTTTAAGATTATCCCAGATAGAGTCAAGCCATGCAAAGTTCTGGTATGATTTCCTAGTTAGAAGGAAGATTGTACCAAAAAAGGTCAAAATCAGCAAGTTTAAGCTTTTCTATGTAAAGTTTCTTAGAAAATTGCTAGGCCCAGGTACAATGGTTTCACTTCTCGAAATGGGTGAGAACTCTGCCATTCAAAAATACTTCAAATTTCTCACAAAATACAAACTCAATGATGAAGAAAAAAAGATAGTCTCAAGCATAATTCTAGATGAACTCGAGCATGAGCGCTTTTTCTATGAAAGCAAAAAACGTTTTCACGTTGAGCACGTAAGGGACTTTGTCCTCGGAATGAACGATGGACTTGTTGAGCTTTTAGGAGCAGTTACAGGACTTTCAGCAGTTTACCTCTATAATCCCAAGATAGTAGGAATAAGCGGCCTAATAGTAGGGGTTGCTGGAGCCCTTTCCATGGGAATAGGAGCTTTTATTTCAGTTCGCTCCCAGCGACAGGTAAACGAGAGCGTAAGACAGAGACTGGAAGTTCTTTTCAAAGTTTCCCCAGAAAGGGCTAAGGAGGAACTTATGACAAAGTTGCTCGAAAGTGGAATGCCAAAAAATATTGCAACAGAAGTCGCGGAAAAACTCTCTTCAAATGAAAATGCAATCATCAACCTTCTTGTGCAGGGAGGAGAAGAAAATGAAATCCGTTCTGCCATCTATACAGGTCTAGCATATCTAACCGGAGTTGCCTTCCCAGTGGTTCCCTATTTTCTCGCTTCATCCTCCCTTATTGCATTGCCATTCTCAATCCTATTAGCTGGTACAGCGTTAGCTCTTGTTGCAACTGCAATCTCAATCCTTTCAGGAATTTCAATAAGAAAAAAGATAGGAGAGATGGTAACAACTGGACTGGGAGCAGCGTTTTTGAGTTATCTCTTCGGAAGATTGATGGAGAGCATATTCCACATCTCAACTCTTTAAATCTTTGCCTATGGCAGAGAATGTTTATGAAGTGGAATAACCACTGGGACACCAGAGACTTCGTGAATAACCACCTTTACTCCATAAACTTCTTCAAAGAGTCTTGGTTTGAGAATCTCTTTACCTCCATCAGCTACTATTTCTCCATTTTTCATGAAAATAAATCTCTCAGCAAAACGAAGAGCTAGATTTACATCATGCATAACGATTATTGATGTTCCACCAGATGACACAAAATTTTTTGCTATTTCCATGACATCTAATTGGCTTTTTAAGTCAAGATTGTTAGTTGGTTCATCCATTAGAAGGATTTTCGGTTCTTGAGCCAAGGCCCTCGCTATACTTACTTTTTGGAGTTCTCCACCACTCAACCTATTGCTATGTTTTAAAGCAAGATGTGAGATGTCGAGCTTTTTGAGGGTACTAGTCACCACCTCTATATCTCTTCTAGAAGGTCTAAGACCCATATATGGCCTTCTACCTAGAAGAACCATGTCAAAAACTGTCATAAACCCAGGAATAATCCTCTGTGGGACGTATGCAAGAAGTTTTGCCAGTTCATCTCTAGAATATTCTTGAATAGACCTCTCCAAGACTTCAACTCCAGAACACTGAAGAAGCCCTGCAATGCACTTTAATAGAGTACTTTTTCCAGCACCATTCGGCCCAAGGATAGCAACAAATTCTCCCTCCTCAACCTCAAGAGTTATCCCCTTTAACACATCAGAACCATTGTATGTGAAATAAAGTCCCTTAACTTTCACAGCTTTCATCGCCGTCCCTCCATCCTTATAAGAAGGTAAATGAACATGGGGGCACCAAGAAAAGACGTTACAACACCAACAGGTAGGGTCATTGGTGAAAAGACTAACCTTGCAACAGTATCAGCCACAAGGAGAAGAAGACCTCCTGCTAGAGCCGATAATGGAATTAAAAAGCGATAATCCCCTCCGACTAAGAGTCTAATAGCATGTGGGGCTATCAACCCCACAAATCCTATAACTCCCACAAAAGCTACACTCACTGCCGTAATCATGGCCGCAAGGAAGGTAGAGATCAATCTAACTCTCTCAACATCAACACCAACTGATTTAGCCACATCATCTCCTATAGCAGAGGCATTTAAATCCCAGCGTTTTATAATGAAGTACGTGAGCACGGGAATAAAGACAGCTAAAAGTATCATATCTTCCTGCCATGTTGCTCTACCAAGATCTCCAAAGCTCCAATAAACCATGGCAGCAAGTTGCAACTCATTAGCAAAATACTGGACAAGTGTTGTTAGGGCAATAAAAAGGGAACTCATAGCAACCCCGGCTAGAATTATTGCCTCAGGACTCAGACCTTTTAGCTTAGCAAGAGCTAGGATAACTATTGTAGCACTTATTGCTCCAAAGAAAGCAAAGAGAACAACTGTATAAGGATTGTCTAGGATTATCCTGCCTGAACTTTCTGCATAACCTGCCCCTAATAATATAGCAAAGGATGCGCCAAACATAGCCCCATGAGAAACCCCCATTGTAAATGGGGTCGCCAGAGGGTTTCTAAGAAAGCCCTGCATAACTGCTCCTGCTATGGCCAGAGATGCTCCCACAATAATTCCTGCGATCACCCTAGGAAGACGAATATTCCAAATGACAAGATGGGCACTTTCACTTCCTACTCCAACGAGCGCATTGAAAACCTCTTCTAAGGAAAGTCTATAACCACCACGCGCTATGGAATAGAGACTAACAAAAACAAGAAGAAAAGAAAGAAAAATACCAACCAACACTTTTCTAGCAATGTAATGCTCATAGTTCATATGCATCACGGTGAAGTGGGTAAGGAATATTCAACAGTCCCATTTGCCAATTCAATTCTACCAAATCCGCCAAATTGAGTGGCCATTTCTTTGTAAACTGGCTTTCCAACTAGGAATGTATATATTTCATCAGCCCTTTCTACTGGATCCACATCCCTAAAACGCTCCGGGTATAGTATTTTCCCAATGAAATACGTGTCTGCTAGAGCAGTCCCAATATTGGTTGTGTAAAAGTTGTATGGTAGTATACCATAGATGTTACCCTCTTTTACAGCAGTTAATGAGTTATAGAACTCTGGATTCTTGTTGTAGTCATCAAGCACGAGGCTTAACCCGCCTTCATCAAGAAATAGATATTCTGGGTTCCACTCAAGGAGCTTTTCTTTGTCTATAAACTTATGACCTTCGCCAAGCTCCTCGGCCACATTATTGGCATGTAATACGACAAAAGGCGGGTATTTGGCTTCGGTGCTCTCTATCCCATGTGCTCCCTTATAACCTATACCCCCAATGTAGACACTGGGACTTTTAGTGTTCTCAGTACGCTTTATGAGGTCTTCCTGTATAGACCTAATGAAGTTCAGAACGTCTTCAGCACGCTTCTCATTTCCAAGGATCTTACCTGCTAATTCAATAGATCTAAATAGCTCTTCATCTTCAAATGTGGTCAATTGGCCATAACTAAGGACAATTACTGGGATACCGGTCTTCTCCTGTATTTCATCGGCTGTTTTGCTATCAACATAGGTTATGAATATAACATCTGGTTTGAGATTAATCAATGCCTCGAGATCAGGAAGCTTCCCTGGTCCCCCGGGTCCTATAATAGGGAGATTTTTAAGTTCCGGATGAGCCATTATGTAGGGCCTACCATAAGAATAACGCTTCTCAAACTCTTCGACACCTACCACCTTATCAGTGGCATTTAGGTAAACCACTAGTCTTAAAGCACCAGGTCCTGTCGCAACAACTTTAGTGACCTCTGATGGAACCTCAACGTTTCTTCCCAGCAAATCAGTGACAGTGATGTATTGAGTACTTGTAGAAGTGCTGCTAGTTATTGAGCTTTGTGAGCTATTTATACATCCACTGATTAAAAGAATCAACAACATACCGAGCAAAAGTGGAATCTTCTTCATTTTATCACCTCCTAAAACTATTAACCTCCACTATCCCCCTCCCAATTACGGCATAATATCTTTCTCCCGCGCATCTCAAACAAACTTGCTCACTATCGAAAGATACTGCCCTTGTAGACATTACAAGCTCATTGCACTTAGCACAGCGAACACTTTCAAATATTGGAGCTTGTTCAACTGGCGGAACCCTAACTTTTTCAATCTTAAATTCATCTTTTGGGAGTTTTAACATGGCCCTTGCCGCCTCTTCCCAAAGTTCCCAAAGGCGTTTTCTTTCCTCAGGTGTTCCTTTCCTTTCTCTGACAACTTTAGTGAAGAGTTCCACAGCGCCCGAGGGATAGTGCTTTCTCAATTTTTCTGCATCAGCATAAACTCTAACTCCTTCCCAGGTTGAGCGTTTGACAAGCGTGAGAGCAGTTTTTCCGAGGTCCCAATATATAAGAGAATTGTTTCCCAATGTACAGCCTGTTGTCACTTGAACACCATCTGTGAAGCAACTATTAATCTCAACTATTGCCAAGATGCTTTCATCAACACTTTCAGAATGATCAACTCTTCTAACGCCAAGCTCTTCCATAGCTATTAATGAAGCCCTAATGCCAAGAGCAAGATACGGACAGACATGTCCATGAAATTGCCTAGCGTATTCAAGGATTTCTTCAACTTTTCCTTCCTTAATAAGTTGATTGATCATGAACACGGTATCACCAAGAGCCATTATAGTGACACATTTTTAATATTTTTTAAATATTAGTGTTACTAACCAAAGGTTCACAAAAAATGTGCATATGCACAAAGTTTATATTTGAAACCTCTTTCATTATTTTGGTGGTGTAAATGAGAATAGCAATACCTGCTGAGGATGACAAAGGCCTAGAAAGCAACGTAAGTAGGCATTTTGGAAGAGCTAAATACTTTGTTTTTGTTGATCTTGAAAATGGTAAAATTAAAAATACTGAAGTTGTGGAAGTGCCTTTTGATAAACATGGACCTGGAGACTTGCCAAATTTCATCAAGGAGAACGACAGCAAAGTAATTTTAGCTTATGGAATGGGAAGGAGAGCAATAGAATATTTCAACAACCTCGGTATTGAAGTTATTACTGGAGCTCATGGCAAAATCAAAGATATAGTTGAGGCATTTATTCACCAAGTTCTTGAAATTGATCCCTACTGGAAAAAGAAGATTGAAGAAGACAAAAAGAGAGAAGGACACCACGAACACAGTTGTCATACCTAAACTTCTCTCTACCTAAGTGAACTACCTCGCCCTTACGGACGAGGCTTCGTGAGAGTTCATTTGGCATCCCGTTACCGGTAGCCTCACTCTCACGGGCCGGTTCACGCGGCCACTACCAGCTATCCTCCCAACGGAGGAATCGCCGGCTACCTCTTAAATCACTGAACCAGTCGTTACTATTGGTAAGAGTATTTAAACCTTTCGGCCTTTTATCCCTTTCCGAAAGAGGTCTTCCCGCCCGATTATAAACATACTTTGAAACAGAGGCCCTCATATCACTATTGAAACAAAAATACAGGGAGGAGAAAAGTTCAATGAGTTTCACTTTTTATAAGCCACATAAATATCTGCTTCTATGATTTTCATATTTTTTGTGACATAATGATGCACAAAATATAAGTTCCCCTGCGCATCCAGCACCGGCTCCCCAGCAAAGTTAGAAACTATTTCCTCTGGCTCCCTCCATCCGTCTTTTGTTTTCAAAGATCTAAATATTGCAGGGCCGGGATATCCAAGCCGACTTTGCCCGGTGAACCATAATTCATTGCCCTCTGGAGTTATGAAAGGCTGATCCTCATTAAGTTCGCTGTTTATATTTGGGACCTTTCTCGGATTCACCCATAACCCGTTTACATAATCCATCATGCATATGTCCCCACCACATCCCTGACCTCCTCCCTGTTTTTTAAGGTGGGGAGGTTTGAGGAGCTTCATTAAAGCCCATTTTGATTGGGCTTTTCAACCCCTCCGGGAGGGTCTTCCCTAAATGATAAATATCTTTGTTGTTATTCTTAATACATGGAGAGAAAACTCAAAGTTGCCTTGCTCCTCTCACTACTGTCACCTTTCTTCGGTGAAGTAATGAGTGGATCAACTCCCCCTCTGGAAATCATAAACCCCTTCAGTCTCCTCTTTTTATGGGCCTTTTATGGAGGGGGTGTTCTTTTAATTAGAGAAGCATGGATACGATGGGACAGAGGTTATCTCCGACTTATGCTCCTTGGAATTGCATATGGCATCATAGAAGAAGGCTTGGCTGTTAAATCCTTTTTTGACCCAAACTGGATGGATTTAGGAGTTTTGGCAACCTATGGTAGAATCTTCGAGACAAATATGGTATGGGCAGTTTGGCTCTCCATTTTTCACGCAGTCTTCAGTATTTCCATCCCAATTCTCTTAATTGAGATTTTTTATCCAGACTTTAAAGAAAAATCATTATTAGCAAAAAGAGGATTGAAAATAACGTTTGTAGCTTTTGTATCTGCTTTGATAATAACGTTTTTCCTGTTGAACCCCTATTCACCCCCATTGATTCAGTATTTCCTAACTTTTCTGCTTGCTCTTTTTTTGATTTTCGAGGTAAAAAGAATAAGAAAAAACCTATCCATAGAGTGGGAGTTTGTCCAAAGACACCCAATGTTATATGGAACATTCTTTACTATTTCCCTTTTTATTCTCTATTTGATCATACCAAATACAAAAATTCCTTTTGTAATTCCATTGCTTTTAGGCCCTGTAATCACTGTCCATTTATACGGCCAAATGAGGAATTTAAACACAAAACAACTACTTGCGCTTGTGCTGGGGCTCTTAGGCCCATTTCTTCTTTTTTATGATATAGTACTAGAACTTAATGGAATTTTTGGTATGTCCATTGTTGGTATCGGAACATTCTTAATTTTGCTCAAAAAATACCTAGAGTTGAAATAGGGGGTTAAAAGAGGATAAGAGGAACAAGTTCTCACTCCAATTCAGAAGCTTCATAAAGTGCTATTTCCTCACTTTCATCAATGAATTTTGCCTCGTACGTTTTAGTTTCCCCATTAGTTGTGACTTCCATAATAACCCTCTTGGGGGAAAGTTTCTCCCCAGTGGTGACTTCCTTAGTTTCTATGGCCTGAGTAAAGAAATCTCCTTTTCTTTCAAATTTAAAAACAAGCGTGTCTTCTCGCATCTCATAACCCTTATAAATAGCCCCTCCCATTCGAAAGGTAGCTTTAAGTTTTATTATTCTTTCTTTATTTTCCCTAGAAGAATTCTGGAAATACACTAAACCTGCAACTGCAATGAAAATTAAAATTAAAATAACAATTGGCTTTCTCATAATGTTCACCAATTTAGGATTCGTTTAAAAATATAAAAGCTTGGCGAAAGGTTCAAACTCGTTTGAAGTTAAACTTTGAGTAGCTTTTTTAGTCTTTCTTCCACTTCCTCTTTTCTCCTCACTAAGTTTTGCCTGTCAACTTCTCCACCTTTCTTTAGATAAACTAACGTTGGAACATTCAATATCTCAAAAGTCTGGGCCACCCTAGGATATTTCTCTATATCAACTTCCCAAAATTCTACTTCCTTGTACTTCTCACTAAGTTCATGCATAAATGGTTCAATCATCTTGCATGGAGGGCAGCCGGGAGAAGAAAACCAAAGGAGGGTATATTTAGCCCTCTTGATCACTTCAAAATCTCCATCAAATTCTTTAATCATTCTTAACCACCTCAAATCCTAGTCCTCTTTAATAAGAGGGAGTTACTCACAACGCTCACACTACTTAATGACATTGCACCTGCAGCCCACTCTGGCTGGAACTGGATTCCAAGTAAGATATAACCCAGTCCTGCAGCTATTGGGATTAGGACTAAGTTGTATATCATTGCCCAGAAGAAATTCTGCTTGATCTTTGAAAGGGTCTTTTGACTAAGCTTTATTGCCTTGACAACATCCCTTATGTCATTTTTCATAAGGACTATCTCACCACTTTCCATTGCTATATCGGTTCCTGAGCTTACTGCTATGCCTATGTCTGCTTGAGCAAGTGCTGGGGCATCATTAATACCATCTCCAACAAAAATGACCACTTCTCCCTTTTCTTGGAGCTTCTTGACCTCGTTGGCTTTGTCTTGCGGAAGGACCTCGGCAAGGATGTAGTCTATGTTGAGTTGCTTTGCTATTGCATTTGCAGTCCTCTTATTGTCCCCAGTAATCATGCCTACTTTCTTGCCCATTTTGTGCAGTTCCTCAATAGCTTCCTTTGCATGCTCCTTTATTGTGTCTGCAATTCCAATGATGCCGACTATCTCATCGTCTATAGCTATTATTATGGCAGTTTTCGCTTCATCTTCGAGCTTGTGGAGCGTCTTTTCAATGCGCTCTATTGAGTATCCGTTCTCTCTGAAGAGCTTTCTGTTTCCAGCTAAGACTTCTCTTCCATGCACCTTAGCCTTAACACCTTTTCCAGTAATTGCCTCAAACTGTTCAGGCTCTTCCAACTCCAAGCCAAGCTCTTGGGCTTTTCTAACGATTGCTTCTCCCAAGGGATGCTCTGAGCGCTTTTCGGCAGATGCCACCAATTCTAAAAGCTCCTTCTCGTCTATGCCAAAAGTCACTATATCCGTAACCTCTGGCTTTCCTTTAGTTAGGGTTCCTGTCTTGTCAAAGAGCACTACTGTGGCCTTTCTCGCTATCTCCAAGACCTCACCGTTCTTAATTAAAATTCCCATCTCAGCCCCTTTGCCCATTCCAACTGTTAGGGCCGTTGGAGTTGCCAGTCCAAAGGCACATGGGCATGCTATCACTAAGACGCTGATCAGCGTAGTGAATGCAAAGATAAGAGGTTGCTTTGCTATGAATCCCCAATATGCAAAGGAAATTAAGCCTATTGTCAATACTACAGGAATAAAGTAAGTCACTATCCTATCAGCTATCCTTTGTATTGGTGGTCTAGTGTTCTGAGCTTCCTCAACGAGTTTAATTATTTGAGCTAAAACCGTGTCTCCTCCAACTCTTTTTGCCTCAATCTTTAAGACAGAGTTTCTGTTTATAGTTCCACCAATAACTTCATCATCTTTCTTCTTCAAATTTGGAATCGGTTCTCCTGTAATCATAGATTCATCAACATAGCTTTCCCCTTCAAGGACTATACCATCGACCGGTATTTTCTCCCCAGGTTTAACAATCACAATGTCTCCAACTTTAACTTGACTTACAGGTATCTCAATTTCCTTTCCATCCCTGATTACAGTTGCTTTCTTGGCCTGCAGACCCATGAGCTTCTTAATTGCCTCGCTAGTTCTGCCTTTTGCTACGTGTTCCAAATACCTACCCAAAAGCAAGAATGCTAATAAGAGCACACTAGCTTCATAGAAGTTGTATTCTCTGGGCAAAATACCAAGTGTTGCAAGCACACTAGCAATGTACGCTGAGCCTACACCCATTGAGTACATCACATCCATGTTGAGCGTCTTATGTCTTAAAGACCTAACTGCTTTTAGGAACATTTCTTTTCCTGAGTATGCTATGACTGGCGTTGCTAAGGCAAACTGTATCCAAAGCATGTAAGGAATCTCAAAGTCAAAGCCCAAAAGCCATCTATAAGTCATTAGAGTTATAATTCCGCCGAATGTCCAAGCGACAATAAGCTTTTTCTTCATATCTTTTAGATGTCTATCTCTTGCTTCTTTTTCAATATCCACACTCTCTTCCCCTTCAACACCCAAGAATTGATAACCAAACTCTTCTATGGTCTTTTGAATATCTTCCATATCCACTAATGTTGGATCATAACTGACAGTTGCCTTCTCAGTGGCAAGGTTTACTTTAACATCCAGTACTCCTGGCAACTCCTTTAGAGCAACTTCTATCGTTTTTACACATGAGGCGCAGGTCATGCCGCCGATTTTAATTACTGCATCTCTCTTTTCTCTTACGACACCATAGCCAACACTCTCTATTGCTCTAATGATTTGAGTTATATTAACCATAGATTCGTCGAATTTAACATACGCACTTTCTGTCGCTAAGTTTACTTTAACATCCTTTATACCCTCTAATTCTCTAAGCGCTACCTCTATAGTTTTAGCACAGGAAGCACAACTCATTCCGGTAATTTTAATATTCACGTCCATGAGATTCACCTCTGTTATATAGTCTATTAGAAGAATTATTGAAGTTATTTCTTAACAAAATGTAAAATAACATAGGAAAATTTTTATAGTTTGATAACCATGATAAATGTGAATACCTGCAGGAGGGTCTAAATGGTAAAGCTTGATGAAATTGACTTAAAACTCATATATCTACTGAGAGACAACTCAAGGCTTAGCATCTCTGAATTAGCAGAGATTTTAGGAGTAAGTAGGCCCACTGTAAGAGCAAGAATAGAAAAATTAGAAAAAGAGGGAATAATCAGAGGGTATACAATAAAAATTTCTCCAGAACTTGAGAGAGCGGAGAATATAGTAATAATGATCATCAAAACCGAAACTCCTGAAAAACTTGAAGAATTTGATGAGATTATCGAGATTAATAAGTTTACAAGCAAAAAGTATATTATAAAGATTGCAGTAGAAAACATGGAGCAGCTTAGGCAAGTTGTTGAGAAGGCCGGGTTTGAAGTAATTGAGATAATGCCAGTACTAGAGATGAGAGAACGAGAGAGACCAATAAAGATAAGAGTCCCATTTAAATGTGATTATTGTGGAAAGGACATTGTCGAGGAACCTATAGTATATAAGTATCGCAATAAAGTGTACTTCTTCTGCTGCGAAACTTGTTTTAGAGAGTTTAAAAAAGCAAGAGAGAATTTAGAGAAGGTTAGACTATCCAAGGAACAAAAGATAAAGAATACTCACAGTAACCAAAATCACACCCATGGCTAGATCCCCTCTTCCGCTCATCTTTGAGAGTTTGTCGACTGCTACTCCAAGTTTTGTATACTTATTGCCGTAATGGAACCCTAGGGTGACCAAGACCAGAGGAAAGACTGATATCCCAACAAATATAGCCAAAAGAGCTGCTCTAACACCTAATGAAAATCCATCCGAAAGGAGAGAAGTCACTAAGAGGTATGAAGGAAGAATACATGAAAGCGAGAAGAAAGACATGAGACCTCCTACTAAAAAAGCGCTAGACGGTGAAGTCGCTTTTTCTAGTATCCTATTACTTTTTTCTCTCAAAGGATTGTTAGGAGAGATTTTCACATAGCCAAGTGAAGAAAGTATTTTATAAATTCCTACTATAATCCCAAAAGCTACTACAAAATACCTTAAAAACAGGAATTTTCCGTGAAGATTCATCAAAGCAGAGGCTATTATGGTATAACCTAGAAAAGCGCCTGCAGTAAAGGAAAGGCCCACTTTAAGTATTTTATTTTCATCCAGTAGAGCTATCATTGATAAGAGAAATACTATCATCAAGAAAACAGAAGGCCTAAATGCATTTAGAATCCCAAGTGCTATTACTGAAAAGGTTGTTAGGCTAGTAAACTCATTAACACTTTCTGCTAGAGCACCTTTTCCCACACCCAATATACCAAACAATATTAAAATAGCCCTATTTTTCATTTTTCCACACTCCTTAAAGAGTAATTTTAGATTAGTGGGCAATTTAGTGCTCCATTGAGGGTTTACCTACACGTATGAGCCTCAGTGTTGAATCCCCTTCTATAGATATATTAACCTTATCCCCTCTTGAGAGGCATGGCACATCAATAGGGTGGGTGTAACGTACTTTCAGAATTTCTCCCCCAATATCAATTATCGCAGTGCATGTAAGAGTCGTATACTCTTTATCAGGTATACAATCAGTGTCAGCAAGAACTATGGCATTTTGAACCTCGACAGGCCTACCTTCAACAATGTATCCAGAAAAAATATATTGGCCCTTAGAAACCAAGCCGTAGTATGAGATGGACAGAACTAGTACTACTGAAATTAAAATCCCAAAAAGGCCCTTTCTCATGATCTTTCCTCCTAAAAAAGGTTACAAAAATATAAAAATGCTAATCAATTCACTCATCTTCTGAATCTTCCTCTATACCCATAAACCTTTCACAGTATTCATGCATCTCTTTCCAGTCTTCACTCATGTACTCCTCCATCTCTTCTTCCATTTCCTCGTGCATTTCAGCAAAGTTGCCTGTCTCCATGTATTCCTCCATCTCCTCATGTTCATCCATCATGCCATGTCCCATCATTCCACCATGCATAGGACCCATCATTGGTCCAAATTTATTCCAAAAACCGTCCCTTTCATCCTCATCAAATGCTCCTGAATGAGCTAAACCATAAGGAAGTGCTATGAGCGCTCCAATTATAAACCCGATTAATATTGACTTCCATTCCATTTCTACATCACCTTTTTTATATCCTCACACTCAGATAAGATGGCGATGGATAATAGGCTTATTATTTGCATTATGAGAATTAACCATAGTAAAGTTTACCAAATCGAAGGAATAAACTTAATTGAAAGTTTTCATAACTCTAAACTGTGAAGAAAATGGATACTCCAGCAAAAAAATATGATCGGTTTTCA
Protein-coding regions in this window:
- a CDS encoding TRASH domain-containing protein, with product MVKLDEIDLKLIYLLRDNSRLSISELAEILGVSRPTVRARIEKLEKEGIIRGYTIKISPELERAENIVIMIIKTETPEKLEEFDEIIEINKFTSKKYIIKIAVENMEQLRQVVEKAGFEVIEIMPVLEMRERERPIKIRVPFKCDYCGKDIVEEPIVYKYRNKVYFFCCETCFREFKKARENLEKVRLSKEQKIKNTHSNQNHTHG
- a CDS encoding cytochrome C biogenesis protein; this translates as MKNRAILILFGILGVGKGALAESVNEFTSLTTFSVIALGILNAFRPSVFLMIVFLLSMIALLDENKILKVGLSFTAGAFLGYTIIASALMNLHGKFLFLRYFVVAFGIIVGIYKILSSLGYVKISPNNPLREKSNRILEKATSPSSAFLVGGLMSFFSLSCILPSYLLVTSLLSDGFSLGVRAALLAIFVGISVFPLVLVTLGFHYGNKYTKLGVAVDKLSKMSGRGDLAMGVILVTVSILYLLFLG